One Engystomops pustulosus chromosome 7, aEngPut4.maternal, whole genome shotgun sequence DNA window includes the following coding sequences:
- the SAV1 gene encoding protein salvador homolog 1, which produces MLSRKKTKKEVSKPSEVQGKYVKKETSPLLRNLMPSFIRHGPTIPRRTDICPPEPAPSQYNATGDGIVSRNQSFLRTQVQRPPHEVMRRESNRLSAPSYLVRGLADVSREYGSSSQSFLTEGNSVLENGDANSRYFCSDQHYDGQRRKQLGDRAHEDYRYYEHGGDHVQRILHGPGRHPAGIGRIAATSLGNLTNHSSEDMPLPAGWSVDWTIRGRKYYIDHNTNTTHWSHPLEREGLPPGWERVESPEFGVYYVDHINKRAQYKHPCAPSVPRYDQPPPLPPPVTYQPQQVERSQPLLVPANPYHTAEIPDWLQVYARAPVKYDHILKWELFQLADLDTYQGMLKLLFMKELERIVKLYEAYRQTLIGEVETRKQRQQWYAQHNNKNF; this is translated from the exons ATGTTAtccaggaagaaaaccaagaaagAAGTTTCTAAGCCTTCCGAGGTGCAGGGGAAGTACGTGAAGAAGGAGACGTCTCCCCTGCTGCGGA ATTTGATGCCCTCTTTCATCCGCCATGGGCCAACCATACCAAGACGGACTGATATCTGCCCACCAGAACCTGCTCCTTCTCAGTATAATGCAACCGGGGATGGGATTGTTTCTAGAAACCAAAGTTTTTTGCGGACTCAGGTTCAAAGACCACCCCATGAGGTTATGCGCCGGGAGAGTAATAGACTTTCCGCTCCATCCTATTTAGTTAGAGGACTGGCTGATGTTTCAAGGGAATATGGTTCCTCTTCTCAGTCCTTCTTAACAGAAGGCAATTCTGTTCTGGAGAATGGTGATGCAAACTCCAGGTACTTCTGCTCTGATCAACACTATGATGGACAAAGGAGGAAACAGCTTGGGGACCGTGCACATGAAGACTATAGATACTACGAACACGGGGGTGATCATGTTCAAAGGATTCTGCACGGACCAGGCCGACACCCTGCAG GCATTGGAAGAATAGCTGCAACCTCATTAGGAAACTTaacaaatcacagctcagagGACATGCCCCTTCCAGCCGGGTGGTCAGTGGACTGGACGATACGTGGCAGAAAGTACTACATAGACCACAATACTAACACTACACATTGGAGTCACCCACTGGAAAGAGAAGGTCTGCCCCCTGGCTGGGAGCGAGTGGAGTCACCAGAATTTGGGGTTTATTATGTGGATCATATTAATAAACGGGCTCAGTACAAGCATCCATGTGCACCCAG CGTTCCCCGTTACGATCAgcccccacccctcccccctcctgtaacTTATCAGCCACAGCAAGTGGAAAGAAGCCAGCCGCTCCTAGTGCCTGCCAATCCTTACCATACAGCCGAGATCCCAGATTGGCTTCAAGTCTATGCCAGGGCCCCTGTGAA ATATGACCACATCTTGAAGTGGGAACTGTTCCAGCTGGCAGATTTGGACACGTACCAGGGCATGCTCAAATTACTGTTCATGAAAGAACTGGAAAGGATAGTTAAACTGTATGAAGCCTATAGACAGACGCTTATCGGTGAGGTGGAGACACGCAAACAGAGGCAGCAGTGGTACGCTCAGCACAACAACAAGAACTTCTGA